Proteins encoded in a region of the Trypanosoma brucei gambiense DAL972 chromosome 11, complete sequence genome:
- a CDS encoding T. brucei spp.-specific protein has product MLNITRLRNLPEDLFEVDRRQKNGSNQSSKGWPQHKELIFDFTSLVRAYNQNKFEHLTDTFNNNRILISELVLHQLDEKNKVVRSTDAANAQEDDFHPVRLRDLINFLVTNMTESWLEFQRKGTQEDKQFTQLRCLNEKVDTPLRLISYALYKKRQGKDVLLVTSDSGLKCEAGLNSIDSQSIENIG; this is encoded by the coding sequence ATGCTCAACATCACCAGACTGCGCAACCTTCCGGAAGACCTCTTCGAAGTCGACCGGCGTCAAAAGAATGGTTCCAATCAAAGTAGCAAAGGTTGGCCTCAACATAAGGAGCTGATCTTCGACTTCACGTCACTAGTGCGAGCATACAATCAGAACAAATTTGAGCACTTAACAGATACctttaacaacaacaggattCTCATTTCTGAGCTCGTCTTACATCAGTTagatgaaaaaaacaaggttGTGCGATCTACAGATGCTGCGAATGCCCAAGAGGATGACTTCCATCCCGTTCGGCTGCGTGATTTAATAAATTTTCTCGTTACCAATATGACCGAAAGTTGGCTTGAGTTCCAGAGGAAGGGCACTCAGGAGGACAAGCAGTTTACTCAACTCCGTTGCTTGAATGAAAAGGTCGATACCCCACTGCGGCTGATAAGTTATGCGCTTTATAAAAAGAGGCAAGGAAAGGATGTTTTACTCGTTACTTCCGACTCAGGGCTCAAATGTGAGGCGGGGCTGAACTCCATTGATAGCCAAAGTATTGAAAACATTGGGTAG
- a CDS encoding phospholipid-transporting ATPase 1-like protein,putative, translating into MAEDAAPDTSHQSSNTSDEGGAKSEVIVHMNNREANEEYGYPNNFIKTSHYTALSFLPLGLIAQFMRVSNFYFLVCMCLTLIPGLSPVNPVTAILPLLFVIGVSLAKEGVEEFRRHTADRLANSVEVDVLINGVMQRVPSRDIRVGDIVRVSNGEEVRADLLCLSTSDEEDQVYIDMCNLDGETSLKNRKPHEHTASLRTPEQLQEVQVKIVTTQPDAELHSWSGCIESNGEAFAVDIGNFLCRGSVLRKTDWVWGVVVYAGVDTKMFRNLKGHPMKMSDLDRRLNVMIVTLLLFKCVVLATLAFLLVWWNRSNKEHIWYLHWYMNQYGSTVLLLRSFVTIFLLLSYFIPISLFVTIEVCKVIQAYWMVADGKMTDVVNGRLCRCRPNTSNLNEQLAMVRFIFTDKTGTLTENVMKFKQGDFQGFCLDSACGTKPTDLLDRCNPAREAAYEYFLSIALCNTVQPTEDPNAEGGISYDGTSPDEVALVSMAAEHGFRLKKRTTREMVLDIEGVEHEYRILATLEFTPERKMMSIIVRDNVSHHIVLFTKGADSSLLPRTCTNRQAQNYVQKLRGTLQDMSVCGLRTLVIGRRFLLPEEYKNWEDSYKTASRTLIDRSAALDDVCMRIEGDLWPVGATAIEDKLQQEVPETISFFLEAGVVIWMLTGDKRETAVTVAATAKLCDPQKDFIIHIDIGSFDPKSAEAIRKVDSDLSKVRRTLESGGENGSKCTIVIDGLALGVAMSEHFLTFLELSMRVNSAVCCRLTPLQKAEVVRMFQGSTGLTAIAIGDGANDVSMIQEGRVGVGIIGLEGSQAALSADYAIPRFRHLRRLCAVHGRYSLVRNSGCIMISFYKNAVLGMMMILFCFHSAFSGGTLFDGWLLTFFNILLTSIPPFFLGVFDKDLPEDALLRRPHLFTQLSHGLYFDVMTTVRWFGEALIHGTLIFYLFYLTIRNLDWSTHNISMIELGTMQIFIVVLVVLVRCGLAVRCWRSLQLLGLLASLAITLALTLTYSSFKSVGGSSIYWQMFDLALGPKFWLYMLLVLGSLIMINLSVLYFQKRRYPTLRDTADEENRVMCRGSLLDENVSQGDKAGYVTFGVESSQSSDREDKSIDIQDMRRREIEVGDTLHG; encoded by the coding sequence ATGGCGGAAGACGCTGCACCCGACACATCGCACCAGAGTAGCAACACCAGCGATGAAGGAGGTGCAAAATCGGAGGTTATAGTACACATGAATAACCGTGAGGCTAACGAAGAGTACGGCTATCCCAATAATTTCATCAAAACATCGCATTACACCGCACTCAGCTTCCTGCCATTGGGGCTTATCGCACAATTTATGCGCGTCAGCAATTTTTACTTCCTCGTATGCATGTGCCTCACTCTGATTCCGGGCCTCTCTCCGGTGAACCCTGTGACAGCCATCCTACCCCTTTTATTCGTCATTGGTGTTTCACTGGCGAAGGAGGGCGTGGAGGAGTTTCGCCGCCACACCGCCGACCGCTTGGCGAATTCCGTTGAGGTTGACGTATTAATAAACGGAGTGATGCAGCGGGTTCCGAGTCGTGACATCCGCGTGGGTGATATCGTCCGTGTGAGCAACGGTGAGGAGGTGCGAGCAGATCTTCTCTGCTTGTCCACCTCGGATGAAGAAGATCAGGTATATATTGATATGTGTAATCTCGACGGAGAGACCAGTCTCAAAAACCGAAAACCACATGAACATACGGCGTCCCTACGCACTCCAGAGCAATTGCAGGAGGTGCAAGTGAAGATTGTTACCACGCAGCCGGATGCCGAGCTTCATTCCTGGAGTGGTTGCATTGAAAGTAACGGTGAAGCATTCGCTGTGGATATTGGAAACTTTTTGTGTCGAGGTTCTGTCTTGCGGAAGACCGACTGGGTTTGGGGTGTTGTCGTTTATGCCGGTGTAGATACTAAAATGTTCCGCAACCTGAAGGGGCATCCGATGAAGATGTCTGATCTCGACCGTAGGTTGAATGTAATGATTGTGACACTGCTACTGTTCAAATGCGTAGTGCTCGCAACGCTGGCGTTCCTTCTGGTTTGGTGGAACCGGAGCAATAAGGAACATATATGGTACCTACACTGGTACATGAACCAGTACGGCTCGACGGTGCTATTGTTGCGCTCCTTTGTGACGATATTTCTGTTGCTCTCTTACTTTATCCCGATTTCGCTATTCGTGACCATCGAGGTTTGCAAGGTGATCCAGGCGTACTGGATGGTTGCCGATGGCAAAATGACGGACGTGGTGAATGGACGTTTGTGTCGCTGCAGGCCCAACACTTCAAACCTAAATGAACAACTCGCGATGGTgcgcttcattttcacagATAAGACGGGTACCCTAACGGAGAATGTGATGAAGTTTAAACAAGGTGATTTTCAGGGGTTTTGCCTTGATTCTGCATGTGGAACCAAACCCACAGACCTCCTTGACCGCTGCAATCCAGCGCGTGAGGCTGCGTATGAGTACTTCCTTTCGATTGCTTTATGTAATACCGTTCAGCCAACCGAGGACCCCAATGCAGAAGGGGGTATCAGCTACGATGGCACCTCCCCGGATGAGGTGGCACTCGTCAGCATGGCTGCGGAACACGGGTTCCGCCTGAAGAAGCGCACAACACGTGAAATGGTGCTAGACATTGAAGGTGTGGAACATGAATATAGGATACTTGCCACCCTTGAGTTCACACCGGAGCGGAAGATGATGAGCATAATTGTGCGGGATAACGTTAGCCATCACATTGTGCTCTTCACCAAGGGTGCCGATTCCTCTCTACTCCCAAGGACTTGCACCAACCGGCAAGCACAGAACTATGTGCAAAAGCTAAGAGGCACACTGCAGGATATGAGTGTCTGTGGTTTACGCACACTTGTTATTGGAAGGCGGTTTCTTCTTCCGGAGGAGTACAAAAATTGGGAGGATTCGTACAAAACTGCTTCAAGGACTCTCATTGATCGTAGCGCGGCCCTGGATGATGTTTGTATGCGGATCGAGGGTGACCTGTGGCCAGTAGGGGCGACAGCCATCGAGGACAAGCTTCAGCAGGAGGTTCCTGAGaccatctccttttttctggAAGCTGGTGTGGTTATATGGATGCTTACTGGAGATAAACGTGAAACTGCCGTTACGGTTGCGGCCACTGCAAAATTGTGCGATCCGCAGAAAGACTTCATCATACACATAGACATCGGGTCGTTTGATCCGAAGAGTGCCGAGGCGATCAGAAAGGTGGACTCTGACTTGAGCAAAGTGAGGCGGACACTGGAGAGCGGAGGCGAGAACGGCTCGAAATGCACTATTGTTATTGATGGTCTCGCACTTGGGGTTGCAATGAGCGAACACTTTTTAACCTTTCTGGAGCTTTCCATGAGGGTCAATTCAGCCGTTTGCTGCCGACTTACCCCTTTGCAAAAGGCAGAAGTTGTACGCATGTTTCAGGGATCGACAGGGTTAACCGCCATTGCCATTGGTGATGGTGCCAACGATGTTTCAATGATTCAGGAGGGgcgtgttggtgttggtatTATTGGGCTTGAGGGATCGCAGGCGGCCCTCTCAGCAGATTATGCTATACCCCGATTTAGGCACCTGCGTCGGCTTTGTGCTGTCCATGGTCGATACTCACTCGTTCGTAACTCGGGTTGTATTATGATTAGCTTTTATAAGAACGCGGTCCTCggtatgatgatgattttgTTCTGCTTCCATTCAGCGTTTTCAGGTGGAACACTGTTCGACGGGTGGCTGTTGACATTCTTCAACATTCTTCTGACGAGCATCCCACCCTTCTTCCTCGGCGTGTTTGACAAGGACCTTCCAGAGGATGCGCTCCTACGCCGCCCGCATCTTTTCACTCAACTCTCTCACGGGTTATACTTCGACGTGATGACAACAGTGAGGTGGTTCGGGGAAGCGTTAATCCACGGTACATTAATATTCTACCTCTTTTACTTGACTATCAGGAATCTCGACTGGAGCACGCACAACATATCAATGATTGAGCTGGGGACCATGCAAATTTTTATCGTTGTTTTAGTTGTGCTCGTTCGGTGTGGCCTCGCTGTCCGCTGCTGGCGCTCGCTACAGTTGTTGGGCCTATTGGCTTCTCTTGCGATTACCCTTGCTCTGACGCTCACTTACTCCTCCTTCAAAAGTGTGGGAGGCAGCTCCATTTATTGGCAGATGTTTGACTTGGCTTTAGGGCCAAAGTTCTGGTTGTATATGCTGCTCGTGCTGGGATCTCTCATAATGATTAATCTTTCCGTATTATATTTCCAGAAGAGGCGCTACCCCACGTTGCGTGATACCGCTGATGAGGAAAATAGGGTAATGTGTCGTGGGTCGTTGTTGGATGAAAACGTGTCTCAAGGGGATAAAGCGGGTTATGTGACATTTGGAGTCGAGAGCAGCCAAAGTAGCGACAGAGAAGACAAGAGTATTGACATTCAGGACAtgcgaaggagggaaatcgAAGTCGGGGATACGCTTCATGGGTAG
- a CDS encoding ubiquitin-conjugating enzyme, putative, whose amino-acid sequence MVEVPRNFRLLQELEAGEKGTGVSQSVSIGLSGMDDIYMHNWNGTILGPPGTTFENRILSLEIHCDEHYPKRPPNIKFISRVNLPCVSSDGTVDKNKFAVFKTWDRNFTMAHCLMELRREMSLPANKKLPQPEEGSTY is encoded by the coding sequence ATGGTTGAGGTACCGCGTAATTTCCGTTTGTTACAGGAACTTGAGgcgggggaaaagggaacagGTGTAAGCCAAAGTGTCTCTATTGGCCTCAGTGGGATGGATGACATTTATATGCATAATTGGAATGGCACTATTCTCGGACCTCCCGGTACCACATTTGAGAATCGCATCCTCTCACTAGAAATTCACTGCGATGAACATTACCCCAAACGCCCACCGAACATTAAGTTCATCAGCCGTGTGAACCTGCCGTGTGTGAGCAGTGATGGTACTGTTGATAAAAACAAGTTTGCCGTCTTCAAGACTTGGGATCGTAACTTCACAATGGCGCATTGTTTGATGGAACTCCGTCGGGAGATGTCGCTTCCAGCTAATAAAAAACTACCGCAACCGGAGGAGGGTTCAACGTATTGA
- a CDS encoding ras-family member, GTP-binding protein, putative: MHEQIQKLLLMGPAGAGKTCMRSIIFDNYLPRDTLRLAITISHEESRVRLLNNMYVNLWDCGGQQQYVAEYLNRQRECIFRNVGVLLFVFDISSMSCEESDVFGGKTSEQNWTDTFQYFREAVQHVRTYSPQAKVFVLLHKMDIIQQKLRSSIFESRKREILKEVENVGGSGGDVQFFATSIYDDTLYLAYSNIVRSLIPHCDVLTRAMEKLLVSCNASEVALYERGTFLCLTYVSKIDAGGADNGSLIAEDDGSNRGDRCSGTESRTTKVSETVKHFKLSCMNNATSLEGYQMTTTTFTALLHPFTSCTYVLIFSEDTSVNVELHRINVLSARWNFEQFLLSGDSIAEEMRKVL; this comes from the coding sequence ATGCACGAACAAATCCAGAAGCTCCTCTTAATGGGCCCTGCGGGGGCGGGAAAGACCTGCATGCGGAGTATAATCTTTGATAACTATTTACCTCGCGACACACTACGACTGGCAATAACAATATCGCATGAGGAAAGCCGCGTTCGGTTATTAAATAACATGTACGTGAACCTGTGGGACTGCGGCGGGCAACAGCAGTACGTAGCGGAATATTTGAATCGACAGAGAGAGTGCATATTTCGTAATGTTGGCGTGCTCTTATTTGTCTTTGATATCAGTAGCATGAGCTGCGAGGAGAGTGATGTGTTCGGGGGGAAAACTTCCGAACAGAACTGGACAGATACGTTTCAGTACTTCCGTGAGGCAGTGCAGCATGTCCGTACGTACAGTCCACAGGCGAAAGTGTTTGTGCTACTGCACAAAATGGATATCATTCAACAGAAGTTGCGTAGCAGCATTTTTGAGTCgcggaaaagggaaatactGAAGGAAGTTGAAAACGTTGGTGGTTCCGGTGGTGACGTTCAATTCTTTGCCACTAGTATATACGATGACACGCTATATCTTGCTTACAGCAACATTGTGAGATCGCTTATTCCGCATTGTGATGTTCTGACGAGGGCGATGGAGAAGTTGCTTGTGTCTTGTAACGCCTCTGAAGTTGCGCTGTACGAGCGCGGtacctttctttgtttgacATACGTTAGCAAAATTGACGCTGGTGGCGCTGATAATGGGAGTTTGATAGCTGAAGACGATGGCAGTAACAGGGGTGATCGCTGTTCGGGAACTGAATCGCGAACGACTAAAGTTAGTGAGACAGTGAAGCATTTTAAGTTGAGCTGCATGAATAATGCAACAAGTCTGGAAGGATACCAGATGACAACGACCACGTTTACGGCACTCCTTCATCCGTTTACGAGCTGTACGTATGTTCTCATCTTCTCCGAAGACACTAGTGTTAATGTTGAGCTTCACAGAATTAATGTGCTAAGCGCCAGGTGGAATTTTGAGCAGTTTCTTCTCTCAGGAGATAGCATCGCTGAGGAAATGCGTAAAGTGTTGTAG